A stretch of DNA from Anopheles ziemanni chromosome 3, idAnoZiCoDA_A2_x.2, whole genome shotgun sequence:
ACAGCCCTCTCAATGGAAATGTTTATATACTTCCCATTGGACGATGGCATCATCTGGTAGTGGACGCTTCCGTCCATCGGTTCCTTTGATAGTAATCGCAAACGCTGATACATAAACTCAGTCAAGTAGGGCGTGAATGGCGCCATCATCTTGACCATAGCCAGCAACACATCGTAGAGCGTGTCAAGTGCATGATAACAATCTTCCACGCCATATTCGCCCTTGATACGCTTCCGGTTCATGCGCACGTACCAGTTGGTAAGCTGGTCGATGAATTTCGTCAACCTCGGCACCACCGTATACAGCCGATACGCCTTCATCTCCTCCGTGACGAACTTCAGCAGCGACTCCTTGAACGAAATGATCCACACGTCCATCACGTTGGTAGAACGCCTTTCCGCATGGCGCACCGGATCGTACCGATAAACGATACCTTCTTCCTTCGCAAAACGATCGACGTTTTGGAACAGGAACCGGAACGCGTTGAACCACGGTAGAAAGACGTCCTTGATGATGTCACGCACACCTTCCTCCTTGAAGCGAAGATTTTCCGCCCGCACAACCGGGGAATTGATCAGGTACAGGCGGAGCGCATCCGCACCGTACTTATTAACCACCTCCATCGGGTCGGGGTAATTCTTCTTGCGTTTGGACATCTTTTGCCCGTCGGCGGCCAGCACCAGCCCAGTCACGTTGAGGTTCTTGAAGGGAGCCTTGTTGAAGAGTGCCGTCGAGATAACGAGCAGTGTGTAGAACCAGCCACGCGTTTGATCAATGCCCTCCGCAATGAAGTCGGCCGGGAAATTGTTCATAAACTCGGCAGGATTCTCGAACGGATAGTGACTCTGGGCGAAAGGCATCGAGCCGGACTCGAACCAGCAGTCAAACACTTCGGTGACACGGCGAAGCGGGGGATTTCCTGGCACGGCCGACGGGATTTCGATGTGATCGATGCTCTCCCGATGGAGATCGGTTACTCGAACTCCCGAGTAACGCTCCAGCTCATCGATGCTACCGATGCAGACGATTTCCTTACCGTCCGGTGAGATCCACAGCGGAATCGGCGTACCCCAGTAGCGATTACGACTGATCGCCCAATCACGCGCATCCCGCAGCCAATTACCGAAGCGCTTTTCCTTCACATACTCCGGCACCCAATACGTTTGTGAGCTGCAGTTCAACAGCTGCTGGTTCATGTGTTCCACGCGCACAAACCACGACGGTACGGCCTTGTAGATCAGCGGCGTGTCCGATCGCCAGCAGAACGGATAGTTGTGCTTAACTTGCGAGGCTAGCACCAACCGACCGCGCTCCTTCAGCAGCTTAATGATGGCCTTATCGGCGTCCTTAACGTACTGGCCGCAGAAGTCCGTGACCGGATCGACAAACTTTCCACTCGCATCAACCGGACAGACGATCTCCTGATCGCGCTTGATTACACCGTTCGCCAGGCAGACGCGGTAATCGTCCTCACCGAAGTACGGTGCCTGGTGGACCACTCCCGTACCGGATTCCTCCGTTACGTACGTATCAGTGAGCACGCGGAACGCCACACTATCGTATTTACGGAAATAATCAAACAGTGGCTCATAGCGAGCCCCCGCCAACTTGGCACCCGGGAAACGATCAAGGATTTCGTAGTTTTCCGGTCCCTTCAGCAGCGCCTCAACACGGCACTCCATTAGGATGTAAACTTTGCTCGTTTTCGTTTCACGCACACGCACGTACACCAGTTCCGGGTGTACACAGCAGGCCAGATTCGACGGCAACGTCCACGGAGTTGTCGTCCAGCCAACCAAAGCCGCCCCATCCTTATCGCCCACCAGTGGGAATGATACGAACACGGCCGGGTCGGTCACTTCCTTGTAGTTCTGGCCCGACTCAAAGTTGGACAATGCGGTCGTACAGGCGGTCGAGTATGGCATCACCTTAACGCCCTGATAAACGAAACCCTTCGAGTACAGCTGCTTAAACACCCACCAGATGGACTCCATGTACCACGGGTAGAGCGTTTTGTAGTCGTTCTTGAAGTCGATCCAGCGGCCCATCCGACCCACAATCTGCTCCCACTCGTTCGCGTACCGCATCACGATCTTGCGACACTCGTTGTTGTACGCCTTGATGCCCATCTTGGCCACGTCGTCCGGTCCGCGGATGTTCAGCGTTTTGTCGATCTCGTACTCCACCGGCAACCCGTGACAATCCCACCCGAAGCGACGTTCCACGTGGTAACCCTGCTGGTGCGCGTACCGCGTCACAATATCCTTCACCGTACCGGCCAAGATGTGTCCGTAGTGTGGCAAACCGGTCGCAAACGGTGGTCCATCATAAAAGGTGTATCTGTTGTGGTTAGAAACACGGTTACCAACAATGGCCTCCACTGTACTCTGACATCACACCTGTTCGTGATTGCGTAAAATACCTTACCTCGGTTTTCCCTTCGATTGCTTCAGGCATGTTTCGAACACCTTTTCCGTCTGCCAGTAGGCGAGcactttttcctcttccgCCGGAAAATTGATGGCCTCCGGCAGCCTCGTCATCTCGTCAGTGGTTATGTTGTTCATACCGCCGGCCATGCGTTACCCGCAACTGCACAAATAACAATAATCGGCAGTTCGCTTCGCTGGCGTGGAAATGCAATGAACCTTAGCTGCACAAAAATGCACCTTCAGCGTTTTCTGCCAACACACCGCGCTCCGATTTCGTCAGATTTTTACGTCGTGTGGTGCAGTTGCACGCGCGGAAGAACCTGGTGAGGTTTTGACGTCGGCAAATGTGTACTGACATTCCGGTACGAGTCTGCTTTTGACAGTTcacttcttttcgttttgcttttgcgCAGAGAGAGGTACTGCTTGAAACAAAGAGAGATCATTTAATTTCCAAATGTTCCATATCAAAACcgttcattcattcatcattttcttctgtttctGCTGTTTATCGCAAAATTTATTCATACAGTATTCGCGATATGATGTTGAAAAACATGAGCTGTCAAAATAATCTTTGTGCGAGCAACCTGATTGCTATAGGCACTTTGGCACCGTCTGTCAATGCCCGGTgaacccctggtcacagctttgcgcaaccgcatgcggttgcgttttttcccatgggagagataggagctgtcatgggctgtcaccgcagacgcaagaccttgcggttgctgtactaaaaaatcaaacgagtttgattcttgccgcagactcttgcgtttttatatgtcaacagtaaattttgttcctagtagactttaatgagattgtatgctcatataagtggtatattcaaacattaaagtattatttttggcaaaaagctgtgctcgtttgacagatcaaaaacgcaaccgcatgcggttgcggaaagctgtgaccacaggttgaGCATTTCTATCCGCTCGTGTGTTTGCAAACacgtttttttaaaacgcttGCTGCAATATGCGTCAGCGCTCAGGAATGTTTTTGCTTGTTGCCAAGTGTTCGTCGTAAACTGTGAAATTGCATCACTTGCATTATGCATTGTTGCGCTTCCAGTTTCATTGATGGGTAAGCGTTATCTACATTCAACGCGCAATTTACTACAATCGTGGTCAAATGTAGGACAAAGCCGCTTCATTCAATTGCGATGAAAAAAGTTGGAGGGTTGTTATTTGACCGCCAtggtacaaaataaaataaaaacgtgaATATGATTAGATAATGCTtcaaaaattgtaattttaaatttaaaaacgctATTTTACTATCCGACAAATTCGGATGAAATTATTTGTATCTTGTTAAACTTTTGAGACAAATTCCAATTCACCATCCATACATCTGATCAGCTGTATGGTCTTTAAAGGCACTTAATAAGTGTAAACGATTTTTCAACGGCAAAGAGACCCTCGGGAAAAgaatatgaaacaaaaatcttcaCCATCCGTCGTAAGACATTTGGTAAAGTTTCCTTTGCGGCGCCAAATCAACGAACCACGTGCGCTGCTAGCTGCAACCCTACGCGACTGTATCGAGTTCCgcgaaaaagtgaaacaataaACCCTCATCGCTATCATGACACgctacaaaaacgaaaacacaagTTACATATCATCCACATTGCTCACCCCCTGTGCGACCGCCCTTCCCCGTCAGCCTTTCTTGGTACGGCGTGATTAATACTGATTACAGCCGACAAACTTCTCCCCATGAGCTCCCTCCCTTGCGAACTATTAAAACTAATTTGCTCCAATGTGGAAACATGAATATTGCCCTAGTGCCCCAAACATAATCCTCCTCGGCTTCTGGGTGCTGAAATCGGAAGTACCAACATTTCTTCGCCCGTAGGCTAATGATGGAATCCTGATCAAATTTCAACTCTGGCGGGATAATATGTACTCACGAATCCTCACACCAGCGACACGGCTGACTGGTGAGGggagaaacacttttcatctGCCGAAGAATGGTAAGTTTTGCAACCCACCAACCCTGGCCGCCTTTATCCGCTCGATGATTAATTCGCGCaagcaaaaccgaaaccaTTAAAGAAAATGTGTTCCCGAGACCGCTAAAGAAACCACCGAAACACCGCACGCGAGAGGAAATTACTTCCCGGGCCCCCATCCTGTGACGCGTTGGGCCGGATATCCTTCCACTGGAAGCATCTGTATCCGGCGCTCTTGCGAGGCATCGGAAGCTGGAGTACGTCGGTGACGATGGTGTCACGTGGAAAGAAATAATTCCTTGCTCCAATCATCACCAAACGGCTCCTCAAACAAGCGCGCTAATAGGTCCGACATTCAATGAGCTAACGTCGGTGGGCTTTTATGGCGAGAAATTATTATGCCACCACCCACGAGGAGTTGGCGCGGGGAAAAACGTAACCGTAGGAACGAACCGAATTCCGTAGCAAATTCCGTTCCCTCTGAAATCAAAGTAAGCTTAAAGGACACCGGATGGGTAACAaagcttttaatttattccactAGTTTTCCCCACAATCGTTCCGGGACCACTTTCCCGTTTCGATTAACTTGCGCCACACGGAGCGTAAATGTTTTCAATAGGATTTGCGTGTCGTTAAACAAACCCAGAACCGACGGCCCCACCTCCTCGGTGGCTTCTCCCTTTATCGGGTTTCGCCGCGAAACCGGGCGTACACAATCGCACGTTCCCGGCTTAACAACAATTTTCGTAAAATGATTAATTAGCTCCCGGGCGAGCTCCTTCCCTTTGGTTGGCCTTTTTGCAGGCAACGACCTCAAACTTCGGGTGGTGCCGCCACAGTGACATTGGTTCGCGGCAAAACTATCGCCGGGTGAGGGGAAAATTTATGAGCCATACAGATTACCGGCCACCATATGGAAGCGGGTACGTAGGGTGGTACCATGCAGATGTCTTAACTTTCACCTCTTTCCCAAAAGTCAGAttgacacacaaacacgtgcGCCCAGGTATACGAGTTGCGAAGGAGTAAATCGgcttgaaaatggaaaatggcttCCATGGTATTCGGGACGTTTGCAATCGGCCGCTTCGGAGCTCCGATGCCATTATTGTTTGTATACTAGGAATTACGcaataaaatcatcaaaagtCACCGCATTCATCGGGCTTAGCGTTCATAACTTATTCCGATTAGTAATCCAATTTAATTATACAAATTTGTTCTGCATTCAGCCGGCTCCATTGTTGGCGACCTATGTATGTAAATGAAGAAAGATGCTTTGAATGCCGCATAAATCATATTGGTGCTGTCGTTTGAAGAAACCTATCTATTATCAAATACCAAATGCTATCTTAAACAGACCACCATACCGTGGAACTGTTatttaaagaataaaaattatgaaactgataaaaatattccattttatgcTTCCTGCCAAATCATTCCATAAAAAATTCCCTAATTTGGGATAGAAGCAACTGCGGTGCTATAAAAGCAAACGCCAAACCTTCATTGATTGCCCACTTAACGATCGTAGTTTACTGCACCGCAGGGCTAACAAATGCGCAAAAGTACATCCAATCAAAAGCTTTTGAAACTCTGTCGTACGTAAAAATGAAACGGGGAtcgctctatctctctcttggCCAATGAATATCCACGCGCTGAAAAACTCCAGCACACAGTCTCCAAACGGGTAATTTCGATCCATTTACAGCGACTGGGTATGAGCCTGGTTCCAATTAAACTCTCAAAAACGTTGCCCACTTGTCTGAGCAggccctgttttttttacattacgACCCTTTTTCGATGCAGTATTGTTCATTTGCATAGCAGGCACCAAACATGACAGGCTCAGACAGAGCATAACGCGAGCAGCGCGCACTCCAAAACGCATCTTCAACGCGATGGCTCCGAAGCCCTTCATCAATCAAGTACCGTCAACGATTAGCGTTCGCGAAAATCCATGCCGCAATGGAAATGGCGAGagaagtaaaacataaaacagaaaCGCACATCATCCGCCATCGAATGGCGGTGCATCGGAACTGGAAAtggcgttctttttttttgcgccatTAAAGGTTGCTGTGGTTTCCCCGAAGTGAATTGGGTGGATTTGGGAAAATCGCTCACATACAATCATTTGGAGTTGCGGATTGGAAAATTacgattaaaataaatatgaatgaCACTTCGAGTTTAAAGGAGAAAAACGTATAACACGAGGACATAAAAGAATCCTGATTACAGTTTGTGCTGATAGGCGCAATTAACTGTTCGGATGGATTTTTCTGTGCGTTTTTCTCCACCATACTTACCCACATCACAAACCATTTAATGATCAATGCATTCTAATGAAGGACTTGACGTGAGGTACATTCGGTATACAGTTGGTTGCCACGCAAGAATTACCAACGAATACCATTTTCGACCGTACGGTAACCCTTGAAATGGGAGGAGGGCAGCGCTGGAAAATCCGTGATAGCAAAATCGAAATTCATTTTGCTCGTACGTTAAAAGCTCGTTTGTTCATTGACTATTTTTTGGTCCCGAACAGGAACCAAACGCAATAATCTTGTCGAGCATTAAATTGAATTCGAACAAATGAAACCTTCTGTAGAAACATTCGAAGATGCATCAGGAATGCATAATGCGCACGCAAAAAGGGTATGTtgagaggaaaacaaagggGGTGGCGTGCAATGCAAGTCCTGTGTACTTGTAAGTAGCAAGCTGATAGAACCATGGATTTGAAAGCATCACGAATCATATAATTGCTGATGATCCAGCTACTTTTATGCTACGTAACTgatataaaatcaaatgaaaacgctcttttaaatttaaaaagacAAGTCAAACTTACCCAAAgagaatattttgaaatgtgaATGATCGGTTATCGATTATACCGAACTATTTATCAcagattaaatttatttttatatcagTAAATCATCCCATTTCGTCAATGTGTTATATATTCTACAGCATAcagcaaataaataatttcaactaaaatagaCTGAAACGAACCCAAAAGAGATGTTTTCAGTACACGGAAAGCGTTTTGCGGGATACCAATTCCAAAGCCACTTTACCAGGCAGGTGCAATGTCATTGAGCCAATGCTTCCGCAGAAGATGCAAACTACACATCCCAGAAGAGCTTCACAAAAACACCCATACACACTTGCTAAACGTCCCGGGCACGGAAGGATACACACGCGATCGTGTTGTGAAATGATTTCCGGCGGGACGAGCCATACGATCCTGTACGCTCGGCACTTCCGGATTCGCTCGGAAACACCCAAGCAGCCGACCGTGCCatggtattgtttttcttccccgagCGTCCTTCGTACCGGGCGCGTGTGTAAGGTGTTTGTAACGTGTTTCCATTTCCACACCGCAGCCACTCCGTCACCGGAGCGAAATGTGTCGTGTGGGCGAAGGGTTTTGGGGTCGAAACACCAGACGTGGGGGGAAGGTTCCCGCGTGGCAAAAAGTGGGAACCGAAGTTTATGCATTTCCTTGCAAAAGTTTCCCGACTGACTGTCATCGTGGAGGCACGTCGTTGTAAACAAACGCAAAAGCTGCACCGTGCACCGACCGCAAAAAGCGAATCGAAACCCGGTGCCCGCCAGAGCGGGATGCAAGACGACCCCAGTACGGCCCGGGCACACCTTCAGCATCTTCGCCCGGAAAACAACTAAACGCACATATTTGCATATCCGGTCGCAAAACAATGCGCGAGGCCAAGCGCTCTCACCAGCCCCTTTCGGAGTTTCGGTGCAAGCCGGAGGCACGGCTGGCGGAGCGGCCAAAGATTGCCACTATTTATCTGAAGGATCTGCGGAAAGTGGCTAAAAACCAGTGGCGCGTTctcataaacacacacacacaaacacttttaCATACGAGGACTTGAAACTTTTGAACCGCACTTTCCTTCCGCACGGGGCAAACGAACGCTCGACGAAGCCCGATGCATAATGCAACACCGAACACGATGCACCGAAATGCAGCAGAATGTGTCGGCAGGAAGTGCAAAGTTTACAGAACTGCTACAGATAACGTTTAATTTGACAGTGAAGCGGTGCTGCGAAGGAGCGACTGGCTTCCATTTCTGCACCGCGAATTGTGGCGTTATCTCTTCTTTTGGCCCCAGCAAACCATCAGTTGGGAAAGCTTCTTTTCGTGGTCTAGTTTTGAACTTAGGTATCCGACGGTATGCACAGTAATaatcatttgaaaaaatatcagtccattatcatatttttatgggatttggtttttgaaagaaaagccATCTTTTTTATGCATTGCGTTCTACTTTACTTTTTGTGAAATGTTGTATTTGCTTATcaaaaatgtagaaaatatcaaaattacGAAAGGTAAGGTTATCTTGATACATTTATGTATGTCAAGGATAAACATTTCATTAAGAGAAAGCTatcatataaaaatatattgttaAATCGTCGATGCCTCGTTCCTCTAGCTTTACATTGCACTTgccaacacaaacaaaccagaAACACACCCTTATCAATAATGTATCTAATCTGCCTCACATGGGCGGACAAGCTCCCACAATAAaggcaacagaaaaaaaaacctccaccaTCGTCTGGCATTCAATTACTTCGCTCGAAAAACCGAAGTctccaaaacaatttccagacTCAACCGCTAATTTGGCAACTATTTTTAACAGCAATCATACTTCGTCCGGCAGGACGACAGCGCTCAGCCAGCAGCGATAACAATTTCCTTCCTAATCATGCCGGTTACCGCTTTCTAGCCGGTCTAccgcaaacataaaaaacacattcacacacacacacacactgctaAATCCAAGCCCATGGCAGGACATTTGCCAGCCCGACGACCCGGGACATGAATAATTCAGACACGGCGCAAGCAGCAGCGTAAACAGGCCGAACTGAGGCAGCCAAAAACATAGTTTGTCTAAGTTTCTTCCGTGCCGGGACGCAGTCAAGATAACAAGGCTGCCATCTCAATTTTGAAGCTTTcgccggggttttttttttgatagtttttgtttgtctgtttgttACTCTAGATTTCCTCTGTTTTTTTCCGACCAAGCCTGTCCCAAGCTCGACGCCACGCGGTCCCAATTCCATGCGCATTGGTATGCATTGTAAATGTCACCAATTTATTCCACAACGAAggagtttaattttaaatggccACCCGATTCGTCCTTGGCGTATCCAATTTTCCCACTGTGAGGCAATTCATATTTCATATCGCTGATAAATCGCATCGCTCGCGAAGAGGGTTTCGGAAAAGAAGCTTTACCCAATCGTTCTTCGCGAGCATACAATGCCACGGTCACGAAGTCACGGGATCGGAAATCGATAcagaggatgatgatgatcatttATCCTTCGTACATTCTTTTCCGTTAGGCAAAGCCGAACGAGCTGCTGGGGTaaattcggtggaaaattggctACGGCACACGCCCAATGTAAAGGGGTATAAAAGCGCGATTGCATCAACCGACGAACACGAAAGGACACGGACTGGCTAACTCCGGCGTAGCAGCTCGGGAAAAACAACCCACGAGAAGCCTTCATTTTGTTCGTGCTGCACAAGCTGCATACATTCATCGGATGGggacgggagggaaaaagaatgGCAATGACTAGAAGCGCAATATTTTTCGTTCCGGAGGATCGGCTCGGTTTGGGGCATCATCCTTCAAACGACATGGATACGTGCGGATATGCACTCCTCGTATCTCACTTTGGTCTATTATATGCTTCAAAGGACGAGACCCTTTCAGATGGGCTTGTAGACCTGCTTCAGTTTGGATTACTTAGTTCTTCTCTTACAGTGCTTTTTGTACACAGAACAGAAAAGGGCGAAACCATTTTACAGCTTCCGAATGCATTGGAATGGTATGCGATGGAATAGTTTCATTTCTGGTGGCCGAGTAACGATGGAGCACCGTGTTGGTAAATACTATCACATACTTCAGTTCAGTTCAGTTCTCGCGTGCGCTGCACTACACTTTCAAGCGTGTAATCATAAATTATGAATGATAAACGATAAAAACGGATGCCAGagagtaaataaaacaaccaagATAAGGTGCGCCGGGGAAAGGGTTATGCTTGATGATCTATGAAGAGTTTTTCGCCTAGGTTGTGCTATTTCGAAATGTATATAAATAGAAgcagtaatttttattttg
This window harbors:
- the LOC131287181 gene encoding isoleucine--tRNA ligase, cytoplasmic, giving the protein MAGGMNNITTDEMTRLPEAINFPAEEEKVLAYWQTEKVFETCLKQSKGKPRYTFYDGPPFATGLPHYGHILAGTVKDIVTRYAHQQGYHVERRFGWDCHGLPVEYEIDKTLNIRGPDDVAKMGIKAYNNECRKIVMRYANEWEQIVGRMGRWIDFKNDYKTLYPWYMESIWWVFKQLYSKGFVYQGVKVMPYSTACTTALSNFESGQNYKEVTDPAVFVSFPLVGDKDGAALVGWTTTPWTLPSNLACCVHPELVYVRVRETKTSKVYILMECRVEALLKGPENYEILDRFPGAKLAGARYEPLFDYFRKYDSVAFRVLTDTYVTEESGTGVVHQAPYFGEDDYRVCLANGVIKRDQEIVCPVDASGKFVDPVTDFCGQYVKDADKAIIKLLKERGRLVLASQVKHNYPFCWRSDTPLIYKAVPSWFVRVEHMNQQLLNCSSQTYWVPEYVKEKRFGNWLRDARDWAISRNRYWGTPIPLWISPDGKEIVCIGSIDELERYSGVRVTDLHRESIDHIEIPSAVPGNPPLRRVTEVFDCWFESGSMPFAQSHYPFENPAEFMNNFPADFIAEGIDQTRGWFYTLLVISTALFNKAPFKNLNVTGLVLAADGQKMSKRKKNYPDPMEVVNKYGADALRLYLINSPVVRAENLRFKEEGVRDIIKDVFLPWFNAFRFLFQNVDRFAKEEGIVYRYDPVRHAERRSTNVMDVWIISFKESLLKFVTEEMKAYRLYTVVPRLTKFIDQLTNWYVRMNRKRIKGEYGVEDCYHALDTLYDVLLAMVKMMAPFTPYLTEFMYQRLRLLSKEPMDGSVHYQMMPSSNGKYINISIERAVARMQAVVELGRVMRDRRTMPIKYPLTEVIVVHQSEEYLADIRSLEGFILGELNVRRITLSSERQRYGVKMRAEADHKTLGVRLKNDFKQVLTAIKQLSDEEISRQLAQGHFTIAGHRVELEEIRLIYQFSGENASFEAHSDNDVLVLLDMTPNEELMREGTAREIINRIQKLKKKAKLIPTDPVLIYYTVAGGDGEVRSVAESHQSYIVSTVKSPFATYGPEAATKPVLIEESQELKGSTLTITICSPQDREVPAAPWVNLHLDERLVPRYQGQGVSSHKASLLLAGSRTGQALTYAQLRQEVESLFGLKDVRFNVLAGANGKLLTDGAKLDVAQLNRQTLYVTQGESLPASGWTPPNMPFAAFRNVNGADGRKTTVFEENPVGVKRTVLAQ